From Hymenobacter sedentarius, a single genomic window includes:
- a CDS encoding manganese catalase family protein, whose product MILRLDELALDLPAPKNPSANDAAAVQELLGGKYGEMSTLMNYTFQSFNFRGRDRLRPFYSLTAAIAAEEYSHIEAVSYAINLLLTGVSRRNPDPAAAPLAGAADARNTYHFIASGQSSLPIDSMGRPWTGDNVFSSGNLRLDLLHNFFLECGARANKMRVYEMVTDPCARTMVGYLLVRGGLHVYAYAMALEKLTGVDVKKLMPIPTLSNAKFPEARAFMKHGLHRELYTFSPNAYMEAGLIWNGTHPEDGSELVVIPGAKKGVPYPVLEEEPQLNAPGEDDGFDPEMFGDMAKKLGLEKELRNYH is encoded by the coding sequence GCAAGTACGGGGAGATGAGCACCCTGATGAACTACACGTTCCAATCGTTCAACTTCCGGGGGCGCGACCGGCTCCGGCCGTTCTACTCCCTCACGGCGGCCATCGCGGCCGAAGAATACTCCCACATCGAGGCGGTGAGCTACGCCATCAACCTGCTGCTGACCGGCGTGAGCCGGCGCAACCCCGACCCCGCCGCCGCGCCGCTGGCCGGCGCGGCCGATGCCCGCAACACCTACCACTTCATCGCCAGCGGCCAGTCGTCGCTGCCCATCGACTCCATGGGCCGCCCCTGGACCGGCGACAACGTGTTCAGCTCCGGCAACCTGCGGCTCGACCTGCTGCACAACTTCTTCCTGGAGTGCGGCGCCCGCGCCAACAAGATGCGAGTGTATGAAATGGTGACCGACCCCTGCGCCCGCACCATGGTGGGCTACCTGCTGGTGCGCGGCGGCCTGCACGTGTACGCCTACGCCATGGCGCTGGAAAAACTCACCGGCGTGGATGTGAAAAAGCTCATGCCCATCCCCACCCTTTCCAATGCGAAATTCCCCGAGGCGCGCGCCTTCATGAAGCACGGCCTGCACCGGGAGCTCTACACCTTCTCCCCCAACGCCTACATGGAAGCCGGCCTTATCTGGAACGGCACGCACCCGGAAGACGGCTCCGAGCTGGTGGTGATACCCGGCGCCAAAAAGGGCGTGCCCTACCCCGTGCTGGAAGAAGAACCCCAGCTCAACGCACCCGGCGAAGACGACGGGTTTGACCCCGAAATGTTTGGCGACATGGCCAAGAAGCTGGGCCTGGAGAAAGAGCTGCGCAACTACCACTAG